A section of the Sedimentisphaera cyanobacteriorum genome encodes:
- the lysS gene encoding lysine--tRNA ligase yields the protein MSESVDQLTEQRKAKLAKLRELGIDPYGSRVEGVEPSAGIRERYIEDSEDQKAKAAGRIVLLRDIGKLIFITLRDSSGTIQIGLSKKRVQEEQWPVAKSLDLGDILFADGQLGRTKTGELTIWAEEIKILSKALIQPPEKFHGLQDRDLRYRQRYVDLWANPDVMQKFKKRSDIIASIRSMLIEKGFYEVETPMMQSVAGGAAAKPFITHHNTLDIDMYLRIAPELYLKRLLVGGFEKVFEINRSYRNEGLSTRHNPEFTMMELYQAYSDYLGMMDITEELVSNIIEKHCECRKLTYADMEIDFTTPWRRARYADLLKEHSGCDIEDISAVRRKAGELGINEAGMDDAVVINELFEQTVEQHLVNPTFVMDYPAAICPLTKQKSDNPNIAERFELFCAKMEVGNAYTELNDPEVQRKNFMTQLKGEEDSMAKMDEDFITALEYGMPPAGGLGIGIDRLIMLITDSPSIRDVILFPTLKPQSQNT from the coding sequence ATGAGTGAATCTGTTGATCAGCTTACTGAGCAGAGAAAGGCCAAACTCGCCAAGCTTCGTGAACTCGGGATAGACCCGTACGGAAGCAGGGTTGAGGGGGTTGAGCCTTCAGCAGGCATAAGAGAAAGATACATCGAAGACAGCGAAGACCAGAAGGCAAAGGCCGCCGGCCGAATTGTTCTTCTGCGTGATATCGGAAAGCTTATATTTATAACTCTGCGCGACTCCTCGGGCACGATTCAAATCGGCCTGAGCAAAAAGCGTGTACAGGAAGAGCAGTGGCCTGTTGCAAAATCTCTTGACTTAGGTGATATCCTATTCGCAGACGGGCAGCTGGGCAGAACAAAAACAGGCGAGCTTACAATCTGGGCGGAAGAAATAAAAATCCTGTCGAAGGCGCTTATCCAGCCGCCGGAAAAATTCCACGGCCTGCAGGATAGAGACCTCCGCTACCGCCAGCGGTATGTTGACCTCTGGGCAAACCCCGATGTGATGCAGAAATTCAAGAAGCGAAGCGATATTATCGCCTCAATCCGCAGTATGCTTATAGAGAAGGGTTTTTACGAAGTGGAAACGCCGATGATGCAGTCTGTTGCAGGCGGGGCGGCAGCGAAGCCCTTTATCACCCACCACAACACCCTTGATATAGATATGTATCTAAGGATAGCACCCGAGCTATACCTAAAGCGGCTTCTGGTTGGCGGATTTGAAAAGGTTTTCGAGATCAACAGAAGCTATCGCAACGAAGGCCTAAGCACACGCCACAACCCTGAATTTACGATGATGGAGCTCTATCAGGCCTACAGCGATTATCTCGGTATGATGGATATCACTGAAGAGCTGGTTTCAAATATTATTGAAAAACACTGCGAATGCAGGAAGCTCACCTACGCAGATATGGAGATTGATTTTACCACCCCCTGGAGAAGAGCCAGATACGCCGACCTGCTCAAGGAACACTCAGGCTGCGATATCGAAGACATCTCCGCCGTTCGCAGAAAGGCGGGCGAGCTTGGAATAAACGAGGCGGGGATGGATGATGCTGTTGTGATAAACGAGCTCTTCGAGCAGACAGTTGAGCAGCATCTGGTGAATCCTACGTTTGTGATGGACTATCCCGCTGCTATCTGTCCGCTTACGAAACAAAAATCTGATAACCCGAATATCGCCGAGAGATTCGAGCTTTTCTGCGCTAAGATGGAAGTGGGCAACGCCTACACAGAGCTCAACGACCCTGAAGTGCAGAGGAAAAACTTTATGACCCAGCTTAAGGGCGAAGAGGATTCAATGGCCAAGATGGACGAGGATTTCATTACTGCCCTGGAGTATGGTATGCCCCCGGCCGGGGGGCTGGGAATTGGTATAGACAGGCTGATTATGCTTATTACCGATTCTCCCAGCATAAGGGACGTAATTCTCTTCCCTACGCTGAAACCTCAGTCGCAAAACACGTAA
- the rpmB gene encoding 50S ribosomal protein L28: MSRKCQLTGRKTSVGRSIVRHGKPKRLGGVGLNIRGVNKRRFKPNTQKMRVMVDGQVKKITVSAKAVKSGLVVKPPKRRYNKAAQG, from the coding sequence ATGTCAAGAAAATGCCAGTTAACAGGAAGAAAAACCTCTGTCGGACGCAGTATTGTCCGTCATGGTAAACCAAAACGTCTCGGCGGTGTCGGACTGAACATACGCGGAGTTAACAAAAGAAGATTCAAGCCAAATACCCAGAAAATGCGGGTTATGGTGGACGGGCAGGTTAAAAAGATAACTGTCTCTGCCAAGGCTGTAAAAAGCGGGTTAGTGGTAAAACCGCCTAAAAGAAGGTATAATAAGGCGGCACAGGGCTGA
- the mreB gene encoding rod shape-determining protein, which produces MLDTILGWFSTDMGIDLGTCNTLVTVRGEGIKLNEPSVVAVRKGTNVVLNNGEAVGLVAKDMLGKTPGSISAIRPLKDGVISDFEITEAMLGYFIRKVHGRGGLLRPQVVISVPSGITAVERRAVRDSAERAGARKVFLIDEPMAAGIGAGLPITEPTASMIVDIGGGTTEVAIMSLADISTCTSLRVGGDDFDEAIINHLKRTYNLLIGESRAEQVKIELGSAGPLEEEMTMEIAGRDTISGLPRKIVITSEEIREALKEPVSSIIECVTQTLEKAEPELAADLIDNGVHICGGGAILRGMDKVLANATGLNVNLVEDPLTCVARGTCVFLENLESLRESIDQDSYNWD; this is translated from the coding sequence ATACTCGATACAATTCTTGGCTGGTTCAGTACAGATATGGGTATAGACTTAGGGACATGCAACACCCTGGTAACTGTACGAGGTGAGGGTATTAAGCTGAATGAACCTTCTGTTGTCGCCGTGCGCAAAGGCACAAACGTAGTATTGAACAACGGCGAAGCAGTCGGGCTTGTAGCTAAAGATATGCTTGGAAAAACCCCCGGCTCCATTTCTGCAATCCGTCCGCTCAAGGACGGGGTTATAAGCGATTTCGAGATCACCGAAGCTATGCTCGGCTACTTCATCCGCAAGGTTCACGGCAGGGGCGGACTGCTCAGGCCTCAGGTGGTAATTTCCGTACCAAGCGGGATTACCGCTGTTGAGAGAAGGGCGGTTAGAGACAGCGCCGAACGCGCAGGAGCGAGAAAAGTTTTCCTTATAGATGAGCCGATGGCAGCAGGAATCGGGGCAGGCCTTCCGATCACAGAGCCCACCGCTTCAATGATTGTGGATATAGGTGGCGGAACAACAGAAGTTGCTATTATGTCCCTGGCTGATATAAGCACTTGCACAAGCCTGAGAGTTGGCGGGGACGATTTCGATGAAGCGATTATAAACCACCTCAAAAGAACATACAATCTGCTTATCGGCGAGTCCCGAGCAGAGCAGGTGAAGATTGAGCTCGGCTCCGCAGGCCCGCTCGAAGAAGAGATGACCATGGAGATAGCCGGAAGAGATACAATATCCGGCCTTCCGAGAAAGATTGTTATAACAAGCGAAGAGATAAGAGAGGCTCTAAAGGAGCCGGTATCTTCGATTATAGAATGTGTTACCCAAACGCTTGAAAAGGCCGAGCCTGAACTTGCCGCAGACCTCATCGATAATGGCGTTCATATCTGCGGCGGCGGCGCGATTCTCAGAGGTATGGATAAAGTCCTAGCTAACGCTACAGGGCTGAATGTCAATCTCGTGGAAGACCCGCTAACTTGCGTGGCAAGAGGGACATGCGTATTCCTCGAAAACCTCGAGAGCCTCAGGGAAAGCATCGATCAGGACAGCTATAACTGGGATTAA
- the mreC gene encoding rod shape-determining protein MreC → MAKRKQNSSNSAIFCSLLLAGVALLILPHKITRNLNSFFIELFRPVIGIDIKIPGKPGKGSLPASGEYVSKSEYDHLWAAYQNLYADLLEAQKRLEKASQFRSSMPKTGDMFVMADIIKREQGQKILINRGSIDGVEKGQYVFAEGAIIGTVTDISSSWARITLITNNTLQIPVHIVRPGREEYIRANMVGNGMDACEIPYISAELDVKPGDYVYASPGRQYLETPRIAGVVKTVVEDMQDPLIWDITVEPSADFENLKKVAVIVVAPSQEVSSE, encoded by the coding sequence ATGGCAAAACGCAAACAAAACTCGAGCAACAGCGCTATTTTCTGCAGCTTGCTCCTTGCCGGGGTTGCCCTGCTAATTTTGCCGCATAAGATTACTCGAAATCTAAATTCATTTTTCATTGAGCTGTTCAGGCCTGTAATCGGAATAGATATAAAAATCCCGGGCAAGCCGGGGAAAGGCTCGCTGCCGGCTTCTGGAGAGTACGTTTCTAAAAGCGAATACGACCACCTCTGGGCGGCATACCAGAACCTCTATGCAGACCTGCTTGAAGCCCAGAAAAGGCTCGAAAAGGCATCTCAATTCCGCAGCTCAATGCCGAAGACAGGCGATATGTTTGTTATGGCTGATATAATCAAACGCGAGCAGGGGCAGAAAATCCTCATCAACAGAGGCTCAATCGACGGCGTTGAAAAGGGGCAGTATGTCTTCGCTGAGGGGGCAATAATAGGCACTGTTACCGATATATCCAGCTCTTGGGCGAGGATCACACTCATCACAAACAACACCCTCCAGATACCTGTGCATATTGTACGTCCGGGCAGAGAGGAATACATTAGAGCTAATATGGTGGGCAACGGTATGGATGCATGCGAGATCCCGTATATCTCCGCTGAGCTGGATGTTAAGCCCGGGGATTATGTGTATGCAAGCCCGGGCAGGCAGTATCTGGAAACTCCGAGGATTGCAGGCGTAGTGAAAACGGTGGTGGAGGATATGCAGGACCCGCTGATATGGGATATAACCGTTGAGCCCTCCGCAGATTTCGAGAATTTGAAGAAGGTTGCTGTGATAGTAGTTGCGCCTTCTCAGGAGGTTTCGAGCGAATGA
- the mreD gene encoding rod shape-determining protein MreD, whose product MKWLFFSITAGIAVLLNSSAALEYIEISRFGIRPDLMVPLLGFFCYTFSRRDAITAAFALGFLADVSSITMGPHTLTFLIAGSFFSNAREFLSMDRVRNRAAAVFFLAVFIDILVMPLTGLKTEVQILKPHITIPAEALYTAVAGVVIWQINLYAAGLFGIKRKR is encoded by the coding sequence ATGAAGTGGCTGTTTTTCTCTATCACTGCCGGAATTGCTGTTCTGCTGAATTCAAGTGCTGCTCTGGAGTATATCGAAATCAGCCGGTTCGGTATTCGCCCCGATCTTATGGTGCCTCTGCTGGGCTTTTTCTGCTACACATTCTCACGCAGAGACGCGATAACAGCAGCATTTGCCCTCGGTTTTCTTGCAGACGTTTCAAGCATTACAATGGGGCCTCATACCCTCACTTTCCTAATCGCCGGCAGCTTCTTTTCAAATGCAAGGGAGTTTTTGAGTATGGACAGGGTGCGAAACAGAGCAGCTGCTGTTTTCTTTCTCGCAGTGTTTATTGATATTCTTGTTATGCCGCTGACTGGCCTCAAAACTGAAGTGCAGATATTAAAGCCCCATATCACCATCCCCGCAGAGGCTCTATATACCGCTGTTGCCGGGGTTGTGATTTGGCAGATAAATCTCTACGCCGCAGGGCTGTTCGGGATAAAGCGTAAACGATGA
- a CDS encoding ATP-binding cassette domain-containing protein yields the protein MLKIQDLTFTYTRQEKPALRNINLDISPGKLVLLTGPSGSGKSTLVHCINGLAPIHYGGRLNKKKHNIRAICG from the coding sequence ATGCTGAAAATACAAGACTTAACATTTACATATACCCGGCAGGAGAAACCTGCTTTAAGGAATATCAATCTGGATATTTCACCGGGCAAGCTGGTGCTTTTGACCGGCCCTTCCGGCAGCGGAAAATCTACGCTTGTGCATTGCATCAACGGCCTGGCTCCAATACACTATGGCGGCAGGCTTAATAAAAAAAAACATAATATCCGTGCCATCTGTGGATAA
- a CDS encoding right-handed parallel beta-helix repeat-containing protein encodes MKRGKILAVVFLSILVISSIANAEVLLTINGIDAAKEFAEIKGGEEIIIAIEGEKEKDVNYFVTPEMGCKIEPITNIESVVKEPNASYLFSFEEEGTALGVVNLHADDDHIYELVLFYTPETDLIIAFGIGYDALHWIPPVEEPLAGNSLATETVEQETIVPDTLQSWRFKPKSESQDKVLMTCPSVQVTKSAITSKEVSGIERAFATTTTTGGEMMSGGTVVDITSDITTNTVWTSDNTYHVLNPVDVNGAMLVIEPGTRVEFATGVSAGIRTLNGAAVISRGTAQNPIVFTSDSATPAYNDYYCPLYITETSSTATEMTYTIVEWAYSGVVVLNRSLDKNIENNYFVNCVYGVVEYGPEHTHIVNNLFFGSYYSGIEVYLASTTGVAEANSVIYIENNTCDYYQDNGITVHGVTANEDAGFVFIANNIVSGSYVAGLNLVDGYMFASVLNTGYYNNVANKNWAFDEINPVVVTANPYETGASGYAPICYLDQSCDFVDAGSLLPELTQYVGKTTATTLVPDGNIADIGFHYPNWDYVNSGEGDYYAGDLDENLVVDFNDFAVLANGWLTTYDMNDLADLCENWLITGGPAPNILPNFDQDPNNLSGYVKVTTSISDPQIHMAWLMIDGEKYGVFGESDYGYSIDVKTEQFTNGIHSAKIVFMYGDSVICSDAVQCTFNNEVSMLIGGDGFTPGEDYHLYGLATGTYLVELVDIINSSTIYSQSFVDGLNAHVSAASFTEEDGAYDLSVKAEAMLLSASWRDVVERIIARKFKKKDYPQGCNVKMVVSVGNKGLERDKKKCWKAALTAAVRKGIRPVYLNAKACTWENLSYCLLLDNVKIWYHCSHGNHDLLGQPPRQCITTASGKVFSYLKKDYDPNNIPPDYEELSWYYENNHSIAELGFVQDTDKMIWVQFNACYSARTVEFPYMLGILPIDDPINIGEQIFIGWKNTALVHDILGNYNQFEEDYWNRLRQGNMLKTAVEDSLPPGGGTNILENFMYYGVIDWQYAWFRYPDIN; translated from the coding sequence ATGAAAAGAGGGAAAATTCTTGCGGTAGTTTTTTTATCAATTCTTGTAATATCTTCTATTGCCAATGCAGAAGTCTTACTTACAATAAACGGCATTGATGCAGCTAAGGAATTTGCTGAGATAAAAGGCGGTGAAGAAATTATAATCGCTATTGAAGGTGAGAAGGAGAAAGATGTTAATTATTTTGTCACTCCTGAAATGGGTTGTAAGATTGAACCAATTACCAATATTGAGTCAGTGGTGAAAGAACCAAATGCCTCCTACCTCTTCAGCTTTGAAGAAGAAGGTACTGCTCTGGGAGTTGTGAATCTGCACGCTGACGACGACCATATTTATGAGCTTGTTCTTTTTTACACGCCTGAAACTGATTTAATAATTGCCTTTGGCATTGGTTATGATGCCCTGCATTGGATACCCCCTGTTGAAGAACCGTTGGCAGGTAACAGTTTAGCTACGGAGACTGTTGAACAGGAGACCATAGTACCTGATACTCTTCAGTCCTGGAGATTCAAACCCAAAAGTGAGAGTCAGGATAAGGTTCTGATGACATGTCCTTCTGTCCAAGTTACCAAATCCGCCATTACCTCAAAAGAAGTGAGTGGTATTGAAAGGGCTTTTGCTACTACTACTACTACTGGCGGCGAAATGATGTCAGGTGGGACAGTTGTGGATATCACTAGCGATATCACTACAAATACAGTCTGGACATCAGATAACACCTATCATGTATTGAACCCTGTCGATGTTAATGGCGCAATGCTTGTTATTGAGCCAGGCACTAGGGTAGAGTTCGCTACAGGTGTCAGTGCAGGTATCAGAACTCTGAATGGTGCTGCTGTTATATCCAGAGGAACTGCTCAGAACCCTATCGTGTTTACGTCGGATTCAGCAACCCCTGCATACAATGATTATTATTGCCCATTGTATATAACTGAGACCAGTTCAACTGCAACTGAGATGACATATACTATTGTGGAATGGGCTTATTCAGGAGTTGTTGTATTAAACAGGAGTCTTGACAAAAACATTGAGAACAATTACTTTGTAAATTGTGTGTATGGTGTTGTCGAGTATGGACCTGAGCATACTCACATTGTGAATAATCTTTTTTTTGGATCATATTATAGTGGTATCGAGGTCTACTTGGCTTCAACTACTGGTGTAGCGGAGGCTAATAGTGTTATCTACATCGAAAACAATACCTGTGACTATTACCAGGACAATGGGATCACTGTTCATGGTGTTACTGCAAATGAAGATGCTGGCTTTGTTTTCATTGCGAATAACATTGTATCGGGCTCCTATGTTGCAGGACTCAATCTCGTTGATGGATACATGTTTGCATCTGTTCTGAATACAGGGTACTATAATAATGTCGCTAATAAGAACTGGGCATTTGATGAGATCAATCCTGTTGTAGTTACAGCTAACCCTTATGAGACTGGCGCAAGCGGTTATGCACCTATCTGTTATCTCGATCAGTCATGTGACTTCGTCGATGCAGGTAGTCTCTTGCCAGAACTGACGCAGTATGTAGGTAAAACGACTGCCACCACTCTTGTTCCTGATGGTAATATTGCTGATATCGGTTTTCATTATCCTAATTGGGATTATGTTAATTCGGGTGAAGGCGATTATTATGCAGGTGACCTTGATGAGAACCTTGTAGTTGATTTTAATGACTTTGCTGTTCTTGCTAATGGTTGGCTTACTACTTATGATATGAATGATCTAGCTGACTTATGCGAGAATTGGCTGATTACTGGTGGACCTGCACCGAATATTTTACCTAACTTTGATCAGGATCCAAATAACCTGAGTGGGTATGTGAAAGTGACTACTTCTATATCTGATCCTCAAATCCATATGGCTTGGCTTATGATTGATGGTGAGAAATATGGAGTTTTTGGAGAGTCTGATTATGGGTATAGCATAGATGTGAAGACTGAGCAATTTACTAACGGAATCCATTCTGCTAAGATTGTCTTTATGTATGGGGATTCTGTAATCTGTTCAGATGCTGTCCAATGCACGTTCAATAATGAAGTCAGTATGCTTATAGGCGGTGATGGGTTTACACCTGGTGAAGACTATCACTTATATGGCTTAGCTACAGGTACTTACCTTGTTGAGTTAGTGGACATAATCAATAGTTCAACTATCTATTCACAGAGTTTTGTGGATGGGCTCAACGCTCATGTTAGTGCGGCTTCTTTTACTGAAGAAGATGGTGCTTATGACCTTAGTGTTAAGGCAGAGGCGATGCTTCTTTCTGCTTCTTGGAGAGATGTAGTCGAGAGGATTATCGCTAGAAAATTCAAGAAGAAAGATTATCCGCAAGGTTGCAATGTCAAGATGGTTGTGTCTGTAGGAAATAAGGGTCTTGAAAGAGACAAAAAGAAATGCTGGAAAGCGGCACTTACTGCAGCTGTAAGAAAAGGGATTAGACCTGTATACTTGAATGCTAAAGCATGTACATGGGAAAATCTTAGCTACTGTCTCCTTCTTGATAATGTAAAGATTTGGTATCACTGCTCCCATGGTAATCATGATTTGTTGGGTCAGCCACCAAGACAGTGTATTACTACTGCAAGTGGCAAAGTTTTCTCGTATCTTAAGAAGGATTATGACCCTAACAACATACCTCCTGATTATGAGGAGCTTTCTTGGTACTATGAGAACAATCACTCGATAGCAGAGTTAGGGTTTGTTCAAGATACTGATAAAATGATATGGGTACAGTTCAATGCTTGCTATTCAGCCAGAACTGTTGAATTCCCTTATATGCTGGGGATTCTTCCTATTGATGATCCTATCAATATCGGTGAGCAGATCTTCATCGGTTGGAAAAACACAGCATTGGTCCATGATATACTTGGAAATTACAACCAGTTCGAGGAAGATTACTGGAACCGTCTGAGGCAGGGAAACATGCTTAAGACTGCTGTAGAAGACTCTCTTCCTCCTGGTGGTGGAACAAATATTTTAGAAAACTTTATGTACTATGGTGTGATTGACTGGCAATACGCTTGGTTTAGATATCCAGATATTAATTAA
- a CDS encoding exonuclease domain-containing protein has protein sequence MDFVAIDVETANADMASICQIGVAKYSDGTLIEEWSSLVDPEDYFDFRNIDIHGITEEDVEGKPIFPELVSQLADLLNGTVCVSHTHFDRVSIARALEKYGLPGFDTTWLDSARVARRAWEEFSWGGYGLANVCNKIGYEFKHHDALEDAKASGRVLLAAIEQTGLDISAWLKRVNQPIDPNNVSTGAAIRRDGNPEGELYKRKTKRKTKIKRDGNPEGELYGEIMVFTGALEIPRREAADLAASIGCTVAAGITKKTTLLVVGDQDISKLAGKEKSSKHIKAMQLIKKGQSIRILKESDFKELVNHASRIA, from the coding sequence ATGGACTTCGTAGCTATTGATGTAGAAACCGCAAATGCAGATATGGCGTCAATTTGCCAAATTGGCGTGGCGAAATATAGCGATGGAACACTGATTGAAGAGTGGTCTTCACTTGTCGATCCTGAAGACTATTTTGACTTCAGAAATATCGATATACATGGAATAACCGAAGAAGATGTAGAAGGAAAGCCAATATTTCCAGAATTAGTAAGTCAATTGGCTGATTTATTGAATGGAACCGTTTGCGTCAGCCATACTCATTTTGATCGAGTCTCAATTGCCCGCGCATTAGAAAAATATGGACTGCCCGGCTTTGATACCACGTGGTTAGATTCTGCCAGAGTAGCTAGAAGAGCTTGGGAGGAGTTTTCATGGGGTGGCTATGGTCTTGCCAATGTCTGCAACAAAATTGGCTATGAATTTAAGCATCACGATGCATTAGAGGATGCCAAAGCATCTGGTCGCGTGCTCTTAGCCGCCATTGAACAAACCGGCCTAGATATTTCCGCTTGGTTAAAGCGCGTCAATCAGCCAATCGATCCAAACAATGTATCTACCGGTGCTGCCATAAGAAGAGATGGAAACCCCGAAGGTGAGTTATACAAGAGAAAGACAAAGAGAAAGACAAAGATAAAAAGAGATGGAAACCCCGAAGGTGAGTTATACGGAGAGATAATGGTATTTACGGGTGCGCTGGAAATACCTCGCAGAGAAGCTGCTGATTTGGCTGCAAGTATCGGGTGTACTGTCGCAGCAGGTATCACAAAGAAAACAACGTTATTGGTGGTTGGAGATCAAGATATTTCAAAACTGGCAGGAAAAGAAAAGAGCTCCAAACACATAAAGGCAATGCAACTTATTAAAAAAGGCCAAAGCATCCGAATACTGAAAGAAAGTGATTTCAAAGAACTAGTCAATCATGCGTCAAGAATCGCCTAA
- a CDS encoding energy-coupling factor transporter transmembrane component T: MVIFQYALDKPMENPKAMFVGMVFRGTALATTGLWFAVTTKLRDMTIALEAWRIPNIIILPLTIAVRFIPTLLNESLVIHDSMRLRRLAHRKRDLFTQPHLIGQSYISLVTIRSLKMADELAAVAETRGLARPNQRQFLKPAKFRKNDYYALSILLALAAVLTAASLYVRAAA; encoded by the coding sequence ATGGTGATATTCCAATATGCCCTGGACAAGCCGATGGAAAACCCCAAAGCCATGTTTGTTGGAATGGTTTTCAGAGGAACTGCACTGGCAACCACCGGATTATGGTTTGCTGTAACCACTAAATTGCGTGATATGACTATCGCACTTGAAGCCTGGAGAATCCCCAATATTATTATCCTGCCGCTGACAATTGCGGTTCGGTTTATACCGACACTGCTCAATGAATCCCTGGTCATTCACGATTCTATGCGGCTTCGGCGCTTGGCTCATCGAAAACGTGATCTATTTACCCAACCCCATTTAATCGGCCAGAGCTATATATCACTGGTAACGATTAGAAGCCTGAAAATGGCAGATGAACTGGCCGCGGTTGCTGAGACACGGGGGCTTGCTCGCCCGAACCAAAGACAGTTTCTAAAGCCTGCAAAATTCAGGAAAAACGACTATTACGCCCTGAGCATCCTGCTGGCTCTGGCGGCTGTTTTAACCGCAGCGTCATTATATGTAAGGGCCGCTGCATAA
- a CDS encoding DUF697 domain-containing protein: MQDENDSLGDPLSEDFSEKKKAQEKPDPKTNPKNNPQPENSEQYRPGDDGLGMPEDEAEDIRVIKEQAGILEDEQQLSESEQQEQFERKLRELESFSRFLRFPAGLKKILTLILLIAAGVCGLLIVSQGCSFFNELNQLTQGSEILRISLMSLFGLFALLILFSIARLLFFTGRLKTSQGINVQALNTLSERTELQKAARKRKAEARKELQQYLKDYPLKRDKAEKLITSGLKKEDIHALTKARDRLLDENTPLSDTEWLNEYKRIFQSTLDKAAARIVSRYSLKAGAATAASPVSFVDQAMVIYVCVSMTQDLIRIYNLRPAAGQSLIMLSFSIINIYISGALEESTERFMESVSENIPGGISGTFQSILGKASEGTLNGLLIWRLGRRVTGFLMPVK, from the coding sequence ATGCAAGACGAAAATGACAGCCTCGGAGACCCGCTCTCCGAAGATTTCAGCGAAAAGAAAAAGGCACAGGAAAAGCCTGATCCGAAAACTAACCCAAAGAACAACCCCCAGCCTGAAAACAGCGAGCAGTACCGCCCGGGGGATGACGGGCTCGGAATGCCGGAAGACGAGGCTGAGGATATCAGGGTAATCAAAGAACAGGCGGGAATTCTTGAAGATGAACAGCAGCTCAGCGAGAGCGAGCAGCAGGAGCAGTTTGAAAGGAAACTGCGGGAGCTGGAGAGTTTTTCCAGATTCCTGCGCTTCCCTGCGGGACTGAAAAAAATACTAACCCTTATACTGCTTATTGCAGCGGGCGTTTGCGGGCTTCTGATTGTCAGCCAAGGCTGCTCATTTTTCAACGAGCTCAACCAGCTCACCCAAGGCTCCGAAATCCTCAGGATCTCGCTTATGAGCCTTTTCGGCCTCTTCGCCCTTCTGATACTTTTCAGCATAGCCCGCCTTCTCTTTTTCACCGGCAGGCTCAAAACCTCCCAGGGCATAAACGTTCAGGCGCTGAATACGCTCTCTGAGCGAACCGAACTGCAAAAGGCAGCACGAAAAAGAAAAGCCGAGGCACGCAAAGAACTTCAGCAGTATCTAAAGGACTATCCGCTCAAGCGTGACAAGGCCGAGAAGCTTATCACATCAGGCCTCAAGAAGGAAGATATCCACGCTCTTACAAAAGCCAGAGACCGCCTTCTCGACGAGAACACCCCGCTAAGCGATACCGAATGGCTCAATGAGTACAAGCGTATTTTCCAGAGCACTCTCGACAAGGCTGCGGCGAGGATTGTCAGTCGGTATTCGCTGAAGGCCGGAGCTGCAACGGCCGCCTCGCCTGTGTCTTTTGTTGATCAGGCGATGGTGATTTATGTGTGCGTTTCGATGACGCAGGATTTGATACGTATATACAACCTCCGCCCCGCTGCCGGCCAGAGCCTGATTATGCTCTCGTTCAGCATTATCAACATCTATATCTCCGGCGCACTGGAGGAATCTACAGAGAGATTTATGGAGTCTGTCTCGGAGAATATACCCGGCGGAATATCAGGCACATTCCAGAGCATACTCGGGAAAGCATCAGAAGGCACTTTGAACGGCCTGCTCATCTGGAGACTCGGAAGGAGAGTTACCGGTTTTCTGATGCCTGTAAAGTAG